Proteins encoded together in one Catellatospora citrea window:
- a CDS encoding SCO3242 family prenyltransferase, whose product MDTGRPGPGSRWVALLRDVAELVRAPAALSVPGDVIAGAAAAGTLNRRTPGLAAASVCLYWAGMAANDWADRELDAVERPERPIPSGRVSPRTALGLAAGLTAAGVGLAAWAGGRRGLATAVPLAATVWAYDVKAKNTAAGPAVMAACRGLDVLLGASTGRAAKAVPAALTVAAHTYTVTALSRREVSGADAKLPVATLAGTVAVAATAAGATRAKGWRAVLPVALAGWYLTHYGRAQARAAAQPDAARVRAAVGSGITGLPTLQGTLAARTGAGVTGLALAALAPLARRLVRRISAT is encoded by the coding sequence ATCGACACGGGGCGGCCCGGTCCGGGCAGCCGCTGGGTCGCCCTGCTGCGGGACGTCGCCGAGCTGGTGCGCGCGCCCGCAGCCCTGTCGGTCCCGGGCGATGTCATCGCCGGAGCGGCCGCCGCCGGAACGCTGAACCGGCGCACGCCGGGGCTGGCGGCGGCGTCGGTGTGCCTGTACTGGGCGGGCATGGCGGCCAACGACTGGGCCGATCGGGAGCTCGACGCCGTCGAGCGCCCGGAGCGGCCGATCCCCAGCGGCCGGGTGTCGCCCCGGACCGCGCTCGGCCTGGCCGCCGGGCTCACCGCCGCCGGGGTGGGGCTGGCCGCGTGGGCGGGCGGCCGCCGCGGCCTGGCCACGGCGGTGCCGCTGGCCGCCACCGTGTGGGCGTACGACGTGAAGGCGAAGAACACCGCGGCCGGTCCCGCCGTGATGGCCGCCTGCCGGGGCCTGGACGTGCTGCTCGGCGCGTCGACCGGCCGGGCCGCGAAGGCGGTGCCCGCGGCGCTGACCGTCGCCGCGCACACGTACACCGTCACGGCGCTGTCGCGGCGCGAGGTGTCGGGCGCGGACGCGAAGCTGCCCGTGGCGACGCTCGCGGGCACGGTGGCCGTCGCCGCGACCGCGGCCGGGGCCACCCGCGCCAAGGGCTGGCGGGCCGTGCTGCCCGTGGCGCTGGCGGGCTGGTATCTCACCCACTACGGCCGGGCGCAGGCACGCGCCGCCGCGCAGCCGGACGCGGCCCGGGTCCGCGCCGCCGTCGGCTCGGGCATCACCGGCCTGCCCACGTTGCAGGGCACGCTGGCCGCCCGCACCGGGGCAGGTGTCACGGGGCTCGCCCTCGCCGCTCTCGCGCCGCTGGCCCGGCGCCTGGTCCGGAGGATCTCGGCCACATGA